The Vibrio nitrifigilis genome window below encodes:
- the astA gene encoding arginine N-succinyltransferase, with protein sequence MLVVRPIRHNDYPTLHVCAEESGHGFTSLPVDEALLHERIEHSVASFSKPVTEPDGEGYLMVGVDSETGEMAGTTAIEASIGGDVPVYSYHISKIIHSSQKLGIKNVVRLLTLSNHYAGCSEICTLFLRPAYRQGMNGKLMSKCRFLLMAEHPERFSPTVIAEMRGISDEHGKSPFWKWLQDAFFHIEFTHADHLMGIRDKSFITELMPKLPIYTNLLSRDAQAVIGKVHKYTVPALKMLQKEGFVCRDYVDIFDAGPTVECDLHNINSVKHSLRATVAIGQVGNSDFLISNTSFADFRAVATKAWYDAGSNTLFVNQETLAALKIHQGDAVRLLPM encoded by the coding sequence ATGCTAGTCGTTAGACCAATCCGCCACAATGATTACCCGACTCTGCACGTCTGTGCCGAGGAATCAGGGCATGGGTTTACTTCCCTGCCCGTTGATGAAGCCTTACTGCATGAGCGTATTGAACACTCAGTAGCAAGTTTCAGTAAGCCAGTAACAGAACCCGATGGCGAAGGCTATTTGATGGTTGGCGTGGATAGTGAGACAGGAGAAATGGCCGGAACCACCGCGATTGAAGCTTCGATTGGTGGAGACGTTCCCGTTTATAGCTATCACATCAGCAAAATTATTCACTCATCCCAAAAACTTGGTATTAAAAACGTCGTTCGTTTACTAACACTGAGCAATCACTATGCTGGTTGCTCAGAAATTTGTACGCTCTTTCTTCGCCCTGCATATCGCCAAGGAATGAATGGTAAGTTGATGTCAAAATGTCGCTTTCTATTGATGGCTGAGCACCCTGAACGATTCTCTCCAACCGTGATTGCGGAGATGCGCGGTATCTCCGATGAACACGGTAAATCGCCCTTTTGGAAATGGCTCCAAGATGCCTTTTTCCATATCGAATTTACCCATGCCGATCATCTTATGGGCATCCGCGACAAATCCTTCATTACTGAGCTCATGCCAAAACTGCCAATTTACACCAACTTATTGAGTCGAGACGCTCAAGCAGTTATTGGTAAAGTTCACAAATACACGGTTCCAGCGTTAAAAATGCTGCAAAAAGAAGGATTTGTATGCCGTGATTACGTCGATATTTTTGATGCTGGCCCAACTGTCGAGTGCGATTTACACAATATAAATTCAGTCAAACACTCCCTACGAGCCACCGTTGCCATTGGCCAAGTAGGCAACAGTGATTTTTTAATTAGTAACACATCATTTGCTGATTTTCGCGCGGTCGCCACTAAAGCTTGGTACGACGCAGGATCCAATACACTGTTCGTTAACCAAGAGACTTTAGCGGCACTAAAAATACATCAGGGAGATGCGGTTAGACTACTGCCAATGTAG
- a CDS encoding DUF4168 domain-containing protein codes for MRKLALVALVTALGAGVSTSALAAGQQTAQPQAQTQAQNVKVSDKELSLFVEAEKSVNSIRQSAISKLGQTKDQNAAQKIQQQANESMVKAVKDTGLSVQDYNKIARALQTDKDLRSRISQLQKAG; via the coding sequence ATGCGTAAATTAGCGCTCGTAGCACTCGTAACCGCACTAGGCGCAGGCGTTTCAACGTCAGCACTGGCTGCCGGTCAACAAACAGCGCAGCCACAGGCTCAAACTCAAGCGCAAAATGTGAAAGTTTCTGATAAGGAACTCTCGCTTTTTGTTGAAGCAGAAAAATCGGTAAATTCGATTCGCCAAAGTGCGATTTCGAAACTGGGCCAAACTAAAGATCAAAATGCAGCACAAAAAATTCAACAACAAGCCAATGAAAGCATGGTAAAAGCGGTGAAAGACACTGGCTTATCTGTGCAAGACTACAACAAGATCGCTCGCGCACTACAAACGGATAAAGATCTGCGCTCGCGTATTTCACAACTACAGAAAGCAGGCTAA
- a CDS encoding ABC transporter permease: MSDIMIAKSSGTMNVKSMTAQWFAPTRIQATAVRIATLLLIVYAAVCVQGFASLQNLSSIIFTTASVGIAACGLALVTISGNLFMLSIGATTSVATIVFVSLLSFGIFPAVLMTLALGVVLGLVQGGAIGRFKTNPIITSIAASSVITGLGSWFSGGRTLTSDVTVHWLGVGYLAPGIPNQIIILAVMLVATEFFLSRMRLGREIQLLGTNENTAALSGLRVNRAVMAAYIFASVAAVISGILIASQASQGNLSLGSGLDFSAIAAVLVGGIAINGGQGRIYDAAIGAFFLSIISNILLLRGYSLDIQLMVKGAVVLFSVLLGALMTRKYRK, from the coding sequence ATGAGTGACATCATGATCGCTAAATCATCAGGGACGATGAATGTTAAGTCTATGACTGCACAGTGGTTCGCGCCAACGCGCATTCAAGCAACCGCAGTACGCATTGCGACGTTATTGCTCATTGTTTACGCCGCTGTGTGTGTGCAAGGGTTTGCTTCATTACAGAATTTAAGTTCCATTATTTTTACAACAGCATCGGTTGGTATCGCTGCATGTGGTCTGGCCTTAGTGACCATTAGCGGTAACTTATTTATGCTCTCCATTGGTGCAACTACGTCGGTTGCCACCATCGTGTTTGTCAGCTTATTAAGTTTTGGTATTTTTCCTGCTGTCCTAATGACACTTGCTTTGGGAGTGGTGTTGGGATTAGTACAAGGCGGTGCCATCGGTCGTTTTAAAACTAATCCAATCATCACATCGATTGCTGCTTCGTCCGTGATTACCGGCCTAGGCAGTTGGTTTTCTGGGGGAAGAACATTAACCAGTGATGTCACTGTGCATTGGTTAGGGGTTGGCTATCTAGCTCCTGGAATCCCGAATCAAATCATTATTCTGGCTGTTATGCTGGTAGCGACAGAGTTTTTTCTATCCCGTATGCGTTTAGGTCGTGAAATTCAACTGTTGGGTACGAATGAAAACACAGCCGCGTTATCAGGATTACGAGTAAACCGTGCGGTGATGGCGGCTTATATCTTTGCCTCGGTTGCTGCAGTTATTTCTGGTATTTTGATTGCTTCACAAGCGTCACAGGGTAACTTATCGCTTGGGTCTGGTTTAGATTTTAGTGCGATTGCTGCAGTTTTAGTCGGTGGTATTGCAATCAATGGTGGACAAGGGCGCATTTACGATGCGGCCATTGGTGCTTTCTTTCTTTCAATCATCAGCAACATTTTGCTGTTACGCGGCTACTCACTTGATATCCAGTTAATGGTAAAAGGGGCTGTTGTCTTGTTCTCTGTCCTACTTGGGGCATTAATGACCCGAAAATATAGGAAGTAA
- a CDS encoding DMT family transporter yields the protein MSSKLIGLIYVALCFVLVGSSYPIAQQAMEEVPTWTFTSITFAIGFLFLLPITIKSEKTNWFKISMKDWGIVAILSLLGAVLYSVFLLYGLPSTSATTASVITSAAPAFVVVISTLFFREKLTFSVALSVILAIVSVVVISLPSGGNSGNTTALGLIFLLLSTLSNALNIVLAGKLQCSLKPMSMAAGVCLTGLVFSIPMTISELQNYSISSLTGNNIAIMIYYGVFVWAVPYMFFFKGVTKISSASAGICVSVVPVASMITAALFYDQSVTSVGLFATAIIILSIILSEVDITKFFKKRQPSTSSL from the coding sequence ATGTCGAGCAAATTAATCGGCCTCATTTATGTGGCACTCTGTTTTGTTCTGGTGGGTTCGAGTTATCCGATTGCGCAGCAAGCAATGGAAGAAGTACCGACTTGGACGTTCACTAGCATTACCTTTGCAATCGGTTTTTTATTTCTACTCCCTATTACTATCAAATCAGAAAAAACTAACTGGTTTAAAATCAGTATGAAAGATTGGGGAATTGTGGCAATACTCTCTTTGTTAGGCGCAGTGCTTTACAGTGTTTTTTTGCTTTACGGTTTGCCTTCCACCTCAGCAACCACTGCCTCGGTGATTACCAGTGCAGCTCCTGCATTCGTTGTCGTTATTTCGACACTTTTTTTTCGCGAAAAACTCACATTTAGTGTCGCTTTATCCGTTATTTTGGCGATTGTGAGTGTGGTCGTTATCTCGTTGCCTTCAGGGGGAAATAGCGGTAATACAACGGCACTAGGTCTAATCTTTTTACTGCTGTCTACCTTATCTAACGCTTTAAATATTGTTTTAGCTGGCAAACTGCAGTGTTCACTAAAACCAATGTCGATGGCGGCTGGCGTATGCCTGACTGGATTGGTGTTCTCAATACCGATGACGATATCTGAGTTGCAAAACTATTCCATTTCGTCACTCACAGGCAATAATATCGCGATTATGATCTATTACGGCGTATTCGTGTGGGCTGTTCCGTATATGTTTTTCTTCAAAGGCGTGACCAAGATTTCATCAGCATCGGCCGGTATTTGTGTGTCTGTCGTACCAGTGGCCTCTATGATCACGGCAGCTCTGTTTTACGATCAATCCGTCACCTCTGTCGGCCTATTTGCAACGGCGATCATCATTCTTTCTATTATTTTATCTGAAGTGGATATAACGAAGTTTTTCAAAAAACGACAACCTTCTACTAGCTCGTTATAA
- a CDS encoding helix-turn-helix domain-containing protein: MMDKRFDTAAINFERWRSIATDAIIPLHYECDRESNFSGILSAHPVGKLQVAHLKASPHSVQRSPRLIHHARHDQLVFNWLLNGQCHVEQDDNRNRVNQGAMWLCDASRQYQLEFPQTFDLVSIVLPKEGIKPYFSDLSQLVSLDLSQRSEMASFVSAHLQLLTQTSQFSSPLVVEKVTRHTIDLLVSLFAETLSEQKHHLTHSKASIVVRVKQYIDHHAMDAELTGQEVADQIGVSTRYINQLLSEEGLSLSRLIWHDRVLKSAELLQDNQNTHRSISDIAYTTGFNDVAHFSRTFKKHFAVTPSQYRRQINNPL, translated from the coding sequence ATGATGGATAAAAGATTTGATACTGCAGCGATCAATTTTGAACGTTGGCGTTCGATTGCTACGGATGCGATCATTCCTCTTCATTATGAATGTGATAGAGAGTCAAACTTTTCTGGTATTTTGAGTGCTCACCCAGTCGGTAAACTTCAGGTTGCCCACCTAAAAGCTTCACCTCATTCTGTGCAGCGTTCACCGCGGCTTATCCATCATGCACGTCACGATCAATTGGTGTTTAATTGGTTGCTAAACGGGCAATGTCACGTCGAGCAGGATGATAACCGTAATCGGGTTAATCAAGGTGCCATGTGGCTATGTGACGCGAGTCGTCAGTATCAATTAGAATTTCCTCAGACTTTTGATCTGGTCAGTATTGTTTTGCCCAAAGAAGGGATTAAACCGTACTTTTCAGATTTATCTCAACTGGTCTCACTTGATCTCAGTCAGCGTAGCGAAATGGCATCATTTGTTAGCGCGCATCTCCAGTTATTAACGCAAACGTCGCAGTTCAGTTCTCCCCTTGTTGTTGAAAAAGTCACCCGGCATACGATTGATTTGCTCGTGAGTTTGTTTGCTGAAACGCTTTCTGAGCAAAAACATCACTTAACCCATAGTAAAGCGAGCATTGTTGTGCGCGTTAAACAATATATTGATCACCATGCGATGGATGCGGAATTAACGGGGCAAGAAGTGGCAGATCAAATTGGTGTTTCAACACGTTACATCAATCAACTTTTGAGTGAAGAAGGGTTATCGCTAAGCCGTTTGATTTGGCACGATCGAGTGCTTAAATCGGCGGAGTTACTGCAGGATAATCAGAATACCCATCGCAGTATTTCGGATATTGCATATACCACAGGCTTTAATGATGTGGCCCATTTTAGTCGTACCTTCAAAAAGCATTTTGCGGTTACACCGTCTCAATACCGTCGCCAAATTAATAATCCGCTTTAA
- a CDS encoding sigma-54-dependent transcriptional regulator, producing MNILLIEDDQDLAELLYEELEGEGYKVTAVVSVEEALPKLEQNTYDLVISDLRLPGRNGMTLVPELKALNHPPAILLITAFGSVNQAVQALKAGADDFLTKPFDMDHCLMTVHRLLDHRQLKHRAQGEQFCGMLGESAAMQHLFTNIKQISRADGPVLILGESGTGKELVARAIHQQSERHSGPFLAVNCAGIPSELLESEFFGHAAGAYTGAQKARQGLLREAQGGTLLLDEIGEMPPALQAKLLRVLQEGTIRPVGSDKEISVDVRIVAATHRDLEANVAAGDFREDLFFRLETFTLQVPPLRDRGDDIALLARHFLASQQRAGKTQARQLSHSAWQQLLNYPFPGNVRELQNAMERAAIFCEGEEILPEHLPKRLRSAQADGPVGLFDSLTSGSLPPMQKIQQDYVDYVLDKTEGNKAQAADILGVTRRTLYRWLEDMHPKTS from the coding sequence ATGAATATATTATTGATTGAAGATGATCAAGATCTTGCTGAACTCTTATATGAAGAGTTAGAAGGTGAAGGGTATAAAGTGACAGCAGTGGTATCGGTCGAAGAGGCGCTACCAAAGCTGGAACAGAATACATATGATCTGGTTATCTCAGATCTGCGGTTACCTGGGCGTAATGGCATGACATTGGTGCCCGAACTTAAAGCGCTTAACCATCCCCCAGCTATTTTACTTATTACGGCGTTCGGCTCAGTAAATCAGGCGGTACAAGCGTTAAAAGCCGGGGCGGATGACTTTCTGACCAAACCGTTTGATATGGACCACTGCCTAATGACCGTACACCGTTTATTAGATCATCGCCAATTAAAGCATCGTGCGCAAGGTGAACAATTTTGTGGCATGTTAGGGGAAAGTGCAGCGATGCAGCATTTGTTTACCAATATCAAACAAATTTCAAGAGCAGACGGTCCAGTGTTAATTTTGGGAGAAAGCGGGACGGGGAAAGAGCTGGTCGCTCGCGCTATACATCAGCAGAGTGAGCGGCACTCTGGGCCATTTTTGGCGGTTAACTGCGCAGGGATTCCCAGCGAATTATTAGAAAGTGAATTTTTTGGTCATGCCGCGGGGGCGTATACCGGGGCGCAAAAGGCGCGCCAAGGGTTACTACGCGAAGCTCAAGGAGGCACGTTGCTGTTAGATGAAATTGGTGAAATGCCACCAGCGCTACAAGCTAAATTATTGCGCGTGTTACAAGAAGGCACGATTCGTCCGGTCGGCAGTGATAAAGAAATATCGGTTGATGTGCGCATTGTTGCGGCGACGCATCGTGATTTAGAAGCCAACGTTGCTGCAGGAGACTTTCGGGAAGATCTCTTTTTCCGTTTGGAAACATTCACGCTGCAAGTTCCGCCTCTTCGCGACCGGGGCGATGATATCGCGCTGCTTGCCAGACATTTTCTTGCCAGTCAGCAGCGTGCAGGCAAAACCCAAGCGCGCCAACTTAGCCATTCAGCTTGGCAACAATTGCTGAACTATCCGTTTCCGGGCAATGTGCGTGAATTACAAAATGCCATGGAACGAGCGGCGATTTTCTGTGAAGGAGAAGAAATTTTGCCCGAGCATCTACCTAAGCGTTTACGTAGCGCTCAGGCAGACGGTCCTGTCGGCTTGTTTGATTCCTTAACATCAGGTTCTTTGCCACCGATGCAAAAGATCCAACAAGATTATGTGGACTACGTATTAGACAAAACTGAGGGCAATAAAGCGCAGGCTGCTGATATTCTCGGCGTGACTCGTCGCACCTTATACCGCTGGTTAGAGGACATGCATCCTAAAACATCTTAA
- a CDS encoding sugar ABC transporter substrate-binding protein yields the protein MKKFTKIMGKSIAAGGLLATAMTMSTAVQAAQDKNIILLQPTEECTYCADYKRFFAKDAKAAGLNYEITTSVFDPSNQANQVEQAISKKPDAIVLWPVDVNALIPSMRKIKKAGIPLVISDAMPNEYSKPFWDVYTGGNSEAIGRESAKAMVAAFKAKGYGDKGQIFAITGTPGAPTSLGRMKGFTEELHKLAPGIKVVGKQSGNWDQNVSMTAASSFFTRYGDKVQGVYAVEDLMMAGVIVAAERSGIDPKKLALVGVGCEVTGYNNIKNGKQFATVLSDAYSDAKYAVDAVVKLLDGVKQDKYRYIPNPMITNQNLNECNLADTKA from the coding sequence ATGAAAAAATTTACAAAAATAATGGGTAAATCAATAGCTGCTGGCGGTTTGTTAGCAACAGCCATGACGATGTCTACTGCCGTACAAGCGGCACAGGATAAAAACATTATTCTGTTACAACCAACAGAAGAGTGTACGTATTGTGCAGATTACAAACGCTTTTTTGCCAAAGATGCCAAAGCCGCTGGCTTAAATTACGAAATCACTACGAGTGTGTTTGATCCATCAAACCAAGCAAACCAAGTGGAACAAGCTATTTCCAAAAAACCAGATGCAATTGTGTTGTGGCCGGTCGATGTGAATGCATTAATTCCTTCAATGCGGAAGATTAAAAAAGCGGGGATTCCTCTGGTTATCAGTGATGCGATGCCAAATGAGTATTCAAAACCGTTTTGGGATGTATACACTGGCGGTAACAGTGAGGCTATTGGCCGTGAATCAGCTAAAGCGATGGTTGCTGCATTTAAGGCGAAAGGTTATGGCGATAAAGGGCAGATCTTCGCGATTACTGGCACACCTGGTGCGCCAACCAGCTTAGGGCGTATGAAAGGATTTACCGAAGAGTTACATAAGTTGGCACCAGGAATTAAAGTTGTTGGAAAACAATCAGGTAACTGGGATCAAAACGTGTCAATGACAGCGGCATCTTCTTTCTTTACTCGCTACGGAGATAAGGTGCAGGGGGTTTATGCGGTCGAAGATTTGATGATGGCTGGGGTTATCGTCGCAGCAGAGCGCTCAGGTATTGATCCGAAGAAACTGGCATTGGTAGGCGTAGGCTGTGAAGTAACAGGCTATAACAACATCAAAAATGGTAAGCAGTTTGCGACCGTATTGTCTGATGCATACAGCGATGCAAAATATGCCGTTGATGCAGTGGTAAAACTGCTTGATGGTGTGAAGCAAGATAAATATCGCTATATTCCTAATCCAATGATTACCAATCAAAATCTTAACGAGTGTAACTTAGCTGACACTAAAGCTTAG
- a CDS encoding ABC transporter permease produces the protein MKSLSKWNPSDVVRLALFIGVPVCFSLSNSIYLSGGNLFALMQSFALVGLVTLGLALTMIVGEFDLSVSSMVAVGGLILAKTGVDSAWVGVGCAVAFGVVVGIINTLLVIKLKVSSLVTTLGVMILLSGFAYWIAGGQVVPYFNFDASDVLDQQMAYLFSPRILITIVAMLAVFIVLTFTRLGRDIYATGSHRQSAMMSGAKTSASLYFAFICSGAFSALAGALISISLATGSPTLGSTLLVQAASAAILGGVSLNGGVGKVGNIVIGVLILAALNNGLSLAGVSSAMTLLVNGIVLAGVVMINGELGDILKAKASRSTQQKA, from the coding sequence ATGAAATCATTATCGAAATGGAATCCATCGGATGTGGTTCGTCTAGCTTTGTTTATTGGCGTGCCAGTTTGTTTCTCACTGAGTAATAGCATTTATCTTTCCGGAGGCAACCTGTTTGCACTCATGCAAAGTTTCGCGCTCGTTGGGTTGGTCACTCTTGGTCTTGCATTGACCATGATTGTCGGAGAGTTCGATTTATCTGTCTCTTCAATGGTAGCTGTTGGCGGCCTAATTTTGGCTAAAACCGGTGTTGATAGCGCATGGGTTGGGGTCGGTTGTGCTGTAGCGTTTGGTGTCGTAGTCGGTATTATCAATACACTATTGGTGATAAAGCTTAAGGTTTCTTCGTTAGTTACTACGCTCGGAGTAATGATTTTACTTTCTGGTTTTGCCTACTGGATTGCAGGTGGACAGGTTGTTCCTTACTTCAATTTCGATGCGTCAGATGTGCTAGACCAGCAGATGGCCTATCTCTTTTCACCACGTATTTTAATTACGATTGTAGCCATGTTGGCGGTGTTTATCGTATTAACATTTACCCGATTAGGTCGTGATATTTACGCCACTGGGAGCCATCGTCAATCAGCAATGATGAGTGGTGCCAAAACATCAGCATCACTGTACTTTGCGTTTATCTGTTCTGGTGCCTTCTCTGCTCTTGCCGGAGCGCTCATCTCAATCAGTCTTGCAACGGGTTCGCCAACCTTGGGAAGCACATTGTTAGTGCAAGCGGCATCGGCTGCAATTTTAGGCGGCGTATCTTTAAATGGTGGTGTGGGTAAAGTAGGTAACATCGTTATCGGTGTTTTAATTCTTGCAGCGCTAAACAATGGATTAAGCCTTGCAGGAGTGAGCTCAGCAATGACGTTACTTGTGAACGGTATTGTGTTGGCTGGCGTCGTCATGATTAACGGTGAACTTGGGGATATTTTGAAAGCGAAAGCCTCTCGTTCCACACAACAAAAAGCATAA
- a CDS encoding sensor histidine kinase yields the protein MAKRRRLTLTMRMLLLVFIPLWALSAASIGIGTYYMAEQQTRKLKDDIKLIARAIRVPIGEAIEKGDLETVQRTLDAVFSIGQVYGASVYNKNGERIAAAGIARHDNDDNPLAEKMLKVGEDGDAYQHQAGRRVYSHFVPITGPNGQLPTMVEVTRKASDFSTSVDRIAYWAWGSWGLVGLMTLAIVLFGYRQAVGREMTRLINVMGEVGRGKLTQRAADNGSTEMAKIAKAFNQMLDDIESAQQEIKAHQAHEIALNQQLERQERMAALGRLVSGIAHELGAPLNVIDGRARRLARLDSDPKGQHELDAIRGQVGRLTRIVRQLLDFSRGGLQREWLRLAPLIESAIESVNYEQQSAQPNFNVSVPENIKVYIDQARFELVLVNLLRNACQAAQAQVGVEYHHADGKWQLSIWDDGEGIKGDINPEQLLEPFFTTKPKGKGTGLGLAIVHNVVHDHGGEMTFSHAEQGGLQVTLNFPEELT from the coding sequence TTGGCAAAACGCAGACGCTTAACGCTCACTATGCGTATGTTATTACTGGTGTTTATCCCGCTGTGGGCTCTGTCGGCAGCCTCTATAGGTATCGGTACCTATTACATGGCTGAGCAGCAGACTCGTAAGTTAAAGGATGATATTAAATTGATCGCTCGCGCGATTCGGGTGCCGATTGGCGAAGCGATTGAAAAAGGCGATCTTGAAACCGTGCAGCGCACATTAGATGCCGTGTTCTCTATTGGGCAAGTTTACGGCGCATCTGTCTATAACAAGAATGGTGAACGTATTGCCGCCGCTGGTATTGCCCGCCATGACAACGATGATAATCCTTTAGCTGAAAAAATGCTTAAAGTTGGAGAAGATGGGGATGCCTATCAACACCAAGCGGGTCGGCGTGTTTATTCTCACTTTGTTCCAATCACTGGGCCTAATGGTCAGTTGCCTACGATGGTGGAAGTGACGCGCAAAGCCAGCGACTTTTCTACCTCAGTTGATCGCATTGCGTATTGGGCATGGGGCAGTTGGGGATTAGTTGGATTGATGACGTTAGCGATCGTATTGTTCGGCTATCGGCAAGCGGTAGGTCGAGAAATGACTCGTTTAATCAATGTGATGGGGGAAGTTGGGCGTGGCAAGTTAACCCAGCGCGCAGCTGATAATGGCTCGACTGAAATGGCTAAAATCGCAAAGGCATTTAACCAAATGCTTGATGATATAGAGTCTGCCCAGCAAGAAATCAAAGCGCATCAAGCGCATGAAATCGCCCTCAATCAGCAACTTGAACGACAAGAACGGATGGCAGCATTGGGTCGTTTAGTTAGTGGTATTGCCCATGAACTTGGTGCGCCACTGAATGTGATTGACGGCCGAGCGCGCCGCTTAGCAAGATTAGATAGTGACCCGAAAGGTCAACATGAGCTAGATGCAATTCGAGGCCAAGTGGGAAGACTTACCCGTATTGTTCGCCAATTACTTGATTTCTCGCGAGGTGGATTGCAGCGAGAATGGCTAAGACTAGCCCCATTAATTGAAAGTGCGATTGAATCGGTCAACTATGAGCAGCAGAGTGCGCAGCCCAATTTTAACGTGTCTGTCCCCGAAAATATCAAAGTATATATTGACCAAGCTCGCTTTGAGTTGGTGCTGGTTAATTTGCTGCGTAATGCCTGCCAAGCGGCTCAGGCACAGGTGGGGGTGGAATATCATCACGCTGACGGCAAGTGGCAGCTTTCTATTTGGGATGATGGAGAGGGGATTAAAGGTGACATCAATCCTGAGCAGTTATTAGAACCATTTTTCACCACTAAACCCAAAGGGAAAGGAACAGGGTTAGGTTTGGCTATTGTCCATAATGTGGTGCATGACCATGGCGGAGAGATGACCTTTTCACATGCAGAACAAGGTGGGTTACAAGTCACATTGAACTTTCCCGAGGAGTTAACGTAA
- a CDS encoding cyclase family protein, translated as MTVIDTTTTQVVKPTPIKEFIELNHQIEHGMQTYPGMSHVDVYEHLPRFENNALIDGLNIFGISGTYIDSPFHEDPNGHKICDYPLEKLVNLPVVVVNKPDNRIFFDIEDFSGLDIKGCAVLLNSKHSQYFNTEAYGENCPYLSNQAAEYLVAQGAALVGIDSPLVDNINNPGAAIPVHNILLSNGVVICEDMTNISAIEGKNAYLSAVPPRVPMASFPARVFAAVY; from the coding sequence ATGACTGTTATCGATACCACGACAACCCAAGTTGTTAAACCTACACCGATTAAAGAGTTTATTGAGTTAAATCATCAAATCGAACACGGCATGCAAACCTACCCAGGGATGAGTCATGTTGATGTGTACGAACACCTGCCGCGCTTCGAAAATAACGCACTCATTGATGGTTTAAATATCTTTGGGATCTCTGGTACATACATCGACTCGCCCTTCCATGAAGATCCAAATGGACACAAAATCTGTGACTACCCATTAGAAAAACTGGTTAACCTTCCTGTGGTTGTCGTCAATAAACCCGACAACCGCATCTTTTTCGATATTGAAGATTTTTCTGGTTTAGATATAAAAGGATGCGCAGTGCTTCTAAATAGCAAACATTCTCAGTATTTCAACACAGAAGCCTACGGTGAAAACTGCCCTTATTTATCTAATCAAGCAGCTGAATACCTCGTCGCACAAGGCGCTGCGTTGGTAGGTATTGACTCTCCACTGGTAGACAACATTAACAACCCAGGGGCCGCTATACCTGTTCACAACATTTTGTTGAGTAATGGTGTTGTTATTTGCGAAGATATGACCAATATCTCTGCCATTGAAGGTAAGAATGCATATCTTTCTGCGGTTCCACCACGCGTACCAATGGCGAGTTTCCCAGCTCGCGTTTTTGCCGCTGTATACTAA
- a CDS encoding helix-turn-helix domain-containing protein: protein MNHIFSTDNIQSKERFDYWNDVVFQCYAPCLGKIPSLNEFNATTSVAEFGCSEISDVTSDAIDYDRRKSDLNLIDRDDIFVSIMTEGSGYFEQNGRQVRQSVGDILIYDSGRPYSFRYKEAYKATLIRLPRPIIQAKVANIDTIGGNIIPTHSIYNRLMRSLVNESHLIATSPELIVNDELIKPALEMMTTALTQAVSTTSVPALNDSHLEQIKSYIRAHLADENLSLDTIAKAQNISTRTLSRLFAETGETPRQWLQSQRLSAAYNALSLGKVRNVTEAAYQFGFKDLSHFSRSFRQRFSVSPKSLIE from the coding sequence ATGAACCACATATTTTCAACCGATAACATTCAATCTAAAGAACGATTTGATTATTGGAATGATGTTGTATTTCAATGTTACGCCCCATGTTTAGGTAAAATTCCTAGTTTGAACGAATTTAATGCCACCACATCAGTGGCAGAATTTGGTTGTTCAGAAATCAGCGATGTCACATCAGACGCTATTGATTATGATCGCCGTAAATCTGATCTAAACCTGATTGATCGAGATGATATCTTCGTTTCAATAATGACCGAGGGCAGTGGTTATTTTGAACAAAATGGCCGTCAAGTTCGGCAATCTGTAGGAGATATTTTAATTTATGACTCTGGTCGGCCCTATTCTTTTCGCTATAAAGAGGCCTATAAGGCAACGTTAATACGTCTTCCGCGTCCGATCATTCAAGCAAAAGTCGCTAATATCGATACAATTGGAGGAAACATCATTCCCACTCATTCGATTTATAATCGACTCATGCGTTCGCTTGTGAATGAAAGCCATTTAATTGCCACATCGCCAGAGCTGATTGTCAATGATGAGCTGATTAAACCAGCGTTAGAAATGATGACGACAGCCCTGACTCAAGCGGTGAGTACGACGTCAGTCCCTGCCCTCAATGATAGTCACTTAGAGCAAATAAAATCTTATATAAGAGCACATCTTGCGGATGAAAACTTATCGTTAGACACCATCGCAAAAGCGCAAAATATCTCGACTCGAACCCTCTCTCGTCTCTTTGCTGAAACAGGGGAAACACCTCGCCAATGGCTTCAATCTCAACGCCTTTCAGCCGCCTATAATGCGCTCAGTTTAGGAAAAGTGAGGAATGTGACCGAAGCAGCTTACCAGTTTGGTTTTAAGGATTTATCCCATTTTAGCCGCAGCTTTCGTCAACGTTTTAGTGTGTCACCTAAATCGTTAATCGAATAA